Within Macrobrachium nipponense isolate FS-2020 chromosome 20, ASM1510439v2, whole genome shotgun sequence, the genomic segment AAAAGGGAGTTCATCGTGTGTCTGAGTATTGGTCTACCATGGTCATCAGAGCCAAAGAGGATGCAAGTAAGGTAAAAATATAACAGTGACATGTATAAAAGGAATATGGGTATTGTTCTGATTCAATAAAAGATACAGTAAGTGATCATAAAAACATGTCTCTGCATAAATTTTACaaagattaaagaaataaaatttgtgGTCAGAGAGAGAATACTAGAGACTAAGAGCACCAGCAATTATTTTATAAACTATTTCTTCCAATGGGGGATTTCCAGAGTAGAAAGAATCGGTAAGGTATAGTGAATAACATTACTTTACTCTACTTTACTTGTTTACTTTGCTTGAATATCTGACGTTAAACAATTGTTGAAAAGTTAATAatcttaatattttcattagtGTAAAAGTTCACTCTTTTTGTAAGTTTGTTTTGATCTTAGAATACGTACCTTTCTTATCTTTTTCATGGTAGTTGTTTGTTCAGAACAGATTACTCTTAATTTTTAGTAAGATCCAGAAGAATgaatatataagatttttttaaatggtgACATCATTTTCAGCCTGGTTTGGAGTACACTTTGACCTATTTTGACAACCCTGGAACAAGTTTACCTCAGTGGTTGACCAACTTTATTGCTGTGACTGGTAAGTATTGTAgcatttattgaaatataaattcTATATGTAAGTAGTCCATATTACATTTTTTAAGAGAACTACCagctatttttcaatttattcttaCAGTAACAATCAACAAATTATTAACAAACTTCCACACTATTTTCttttgaggaaaaggaaagaaaaaagaaagatatatggAGTTAAACTGTCTGCTTAACtgtgaataaatgaagaataaaaaggcATAAGTCAAGAAAAAAGCAAGTGTCATTGATTATTATGTATTTACACAGAGAAACATACTCAAGGCTCTGAAAGACTGGAACACCCTAAAGTTTAAGATAATTGGTTATATATGAAAGATAAGTAAGCACTGCTTTTGAAATGATCCAGAAGCTGAGACATGGTAAAGCAGATGTCCAAATTAATTAAGATGAAAACTAATTAAGGAGGTGAATACGTATAATAGTACTTATAAATGATGGGGGGCTGGAGTGGTGAAGAGCTGTGACATTATCCCCGACCAAAGTAGAATGAGAAGTTGTCACTTTTTGTtgacattttaaaatatattaatttatacaattcTATAATATTTTGAGTGATATATTCTATCCTTTCTAATTGTTTCCTTCATCTGCTTCAGCATGTCAAGATAGCAGTAAAATTTTTAGCAGAGTGAGCTAGGGGGCTTTCTTTAGTATAAAGGATATTTACACAAGGGGAAGGTTTAAGGAGTCATTTGCTTCTCAATGACTGAGTTCTCTGGCAATGTCATATACTGTAGCATGGATGAAacagaattatttttcattgtttaaaattttattaccagtttttgtttgtgtgaaattttgaaaattagttTATGAACTGCTCTGTGCATTCAGTTAAGAGTAAAAGTTGTATTaagttttcgaaaaaaaattaaaaatactgtaTGTCTGTAAGTGCAAAAGATTCAGTTGTTCATATACAAGTTGCAGTTCAGTATTATGGTTAACAAACCTATCATTTTAATTATACTATAATGACCTTACAGGCAATTTTTATGCAGTCACTATTCATGATTTCAGGATTTCCAAGTTTTCTTGAGAAAGTTCATGAAGCAGCTGTAAGTCTCcaagccattcatgaagaaggaAAGGACGTTTACATAAGTCTTCCAAAAGAGCTAAGATATGCACATATCCCAAAATTTAAAAAACCATCTTTGAAGGAACCAACTGAATTTAAAGTTACAGTAGACAAAGATATGAGACCAGTTATTATAGATGTTCCTCAGGTAATGGCAACAATTAAGGACAGTGAAGATCTAATGCCATTATTAGAAGATAGTAAAAGGGAGATGATAGAAGGAATTGATATTGTAAATGAAGAATCAAGCAAAGGCTCTGATGACATAATTGAAATTCAGGGTCACATGCCAGCTGTTGCTGAgttgctagagagagaggaaagcaaaGAAGAAAGGGGAGAGATGGAAGATCTTAATAAGAATATTGAAGAAAAGGAAtttatagaaaaattggatgagaaATTTGTTCCAAAAGCTGAACCTGAAGTAAATGAAGAAATTTTCAAGtctgaaaataaaacttataacaaGCCGGAAAATGAAAAGGATACCACTTTTGACTCGAGACAAGACAATAAAATTATTAGTGAATCAAGTAGAATAACTTCAGATCTTGATATAAATATGACTGGCCCTGATGCAGATAAATCTTTGCAAGTTCAGCTTGGCAGTAAGGTGGTAGAAGTTGACATTTTAGAAGGTATGGAAGTGGTTGCTCCAAATTTAGATAAAAAGACAGCCTTGTCAAAGAATGTTGAGAAATTAGCTACAAAGGCATTTGAAGAACTTGAAAATAGGACAGTTTTAGTAGAACGACTTAAGAGCATTAggagaaaattaaaactttttaagAAACATGCTattgaaagaaaggaaatatctCTGAAAAAAATGGAGGAGTTTGAAAACCGCAGTAGATATGAATCATTTGATGACCAAACTCAAAAGCATCTTGAAAAATTATTTGATGCCATGAGAGAAGTTCTTCAGGCAGATAAGGATATGCGTACTGGCAAAGGTCTAATGTCAAGTTCATCTGTACATGTTGATGAAGGTAAAGTTCACAGCAGTTGTGAATCAGATGATGGGGATCCCTGCAATCATAATTCTTTTGTTATACAAGCAGAACAGCCCTCTGACCATGAAGATGTTAGTATTCtatcaaatgaaaaagaattctCAGACTCCCCTGTTGAAAAGAATTCAAATGAAAAAGATAAGACTTCTAAAAAGGAATCCAGGTCATCAGatgaccctcctcctcctccgccttcaCAGCCATCTGTATCAGAAGATCAGGCAGATTCAGTCACAGAATCAGAAAGTTCTAAAGAGATCACCAGCACCGAAATTGAAACTTATAATGGCATAGACACTGTTGATTATGACCCACAAAATCATTTCAGTTATAATGCAAGGAAATCATGGCTATCCTTCCCAAATCCCATGGGCTGGTTGGAACAAAAAAAGAAGGTAGGTATTGAAGTTATGCCAAGCATTAAAGAAGAAATTGAAGTAAATGACAGCGAAAATTATGTGAATAGCATTGTTAGTCAGGTATGGTACATTGTGGGATTAGGGTGGATATTGAGCACAAACTCAGAACCATTTGCAGATGGGGAAGATTTGTCTGAGGAGAAAGCTGTTTCCAAACTTGACAgtaatgacaaagaaaaaaattctaactgGTACTGGTATCCTGTTAGTGGTGCTTATCGTCTGTATTTGTGGGCTTTTAAATCTTCTAAAGAAACTGCATAATTGCAATTTGGAAAAAGTAATGAGCACAATTTatcatgaaattattttcagttcCAGGGGGATCATTTGAACCAGGTCATTTATGGCAGCTTGTATCTGAATTATTTTTCTAACAAGGTTTCATGGAATGTGTTTGTATCATGTGGTGGAATACTGTTTCATGGTATCATTGTTTTATGTTGAGCTTGGTCAATCTTTGGTAAATGTATAGCCTGTGTTCTTAGATACTGACAAGTCTGAAGTATTCAACAAGTGTATTACCCTTATTTTGTTGGTAATGGACCTGAGGTGTTAGATGCAGACACTGCAAATATTTACAGTCAGTCGGGATTTGGAGTTTTGAATGCTGTAACATGCTTGTCTTATATCTGcttataatgtgtatgtatgttgcaGTTGAGTGaatggtttttatttatgtaaaatgaTAGCAATGTTAGTACATGCATAATATTAAGTATAGActtcaataaaaaattattagtcAATAATGTAAGGCATAAGGTATATGGGagcaaaacaaaattttaaaacaatcatAATGACAGGAGAAtagaaatgcaatgaaaaaataagagcAATATGGAAATGGTAACAATTTGTTAGAAATTCTTCTAACATTTTTAGAAATTTGCCATtgtgatgaaaataaattttttagaaATCTGAATATTAGTACCGTATTAAGTTCTCTTaagtggtatatatattttaacaagtTTGTTAGTATAACAGGTAATTTTTCATGCTGTTATTATCACATGTACAGATAGTATGActattatttaactttttttatatatatttaaacaatctTAAAGTGAAACCTTTCCACTTGACGCAAGACTCTTAAATAGTAAGATGTTACAttttttaactaatatgataACTGATATCCTTTTATCAAAtaaatgagatatatatgtatcctgATTTCTGTAAAGAAGCTTTCCTGggttatatttttcattgtagAGTACTAAATACAaggtatgataaaaataatgctaGAACTATTCTCAATGTTAGCTAAGTAAGAATATCCACAAAACCACAAGAGGTGTAACATAGTAAGATCGAACACTCATCCGTATAAATGATCATGTGAAATCACCAAAACCCATTACagtataatgaataaattaaatattttgatgAAGAAAGTAATCAGCCCCAACTTAGGACATAGGGTAATTCTTTTTAATTCTGCCTAAGGATGCCTGATTGTCTCCCCAATTTGAACCAGTCCCCATATGTAGTGAATGCAATGGTAAATCcctgttttttaaaattttaaacagCAAAAGTTGATGCATGAAAGAGTTTGAAGAAATTTCAGTTTAATCCAGGTGTATTAGATTTCAAGACTTTGCAGTTTGCCAAATTTAATACTGCACGACTGGATTATCTCCATAGAATTCACATATGAATCTTTAGGGCCTGCATGTACAGTTCTAATTAGAAAGATTCTTTTGCAAATAGTTGTCATATAGGTCTAATTAAATCAGTAATTGAATTAGTTTGCAAATGTGAACATCATAAATTTCTGTTTATCAGTCACTTTTATGAAATAAGATTAGAAGACATATATCTTTCAGTTTAAACTACAGAATACATTTTTCCATTAGCACCTTTTGAACTACTATATGAtctttaatagatatatagaaatatgttttCATACAAGTAGGAAGATATGTTATAGAGTATTTGTACCCTAccctttgtatttttgttttactttgggTCAGTttccttataaaagaaaaatgaaaacttataGGACCACTGCATCCATATTTTGTCATTCatgttttttatatactatacatatataaaaattatccaTTTTTATGTTACAGAATTTTTTTGCTACTTGTTCAAGCTCAGTTTGTTTTCATGTTTGGCCTTTAATATGTAGAACTGAATAGTAATTCTTGAAAGCAATAATGGATAACTAGTAATACTTGTAGTCCTTCCTTGATTACCTTGCTtagaatcttatttttttttttttttacaaaacacactcctttagacattttttttttttttttttccttaaaaccaTGCATACTTAGGTAATTGAATTTTGGTGCCATTTGTAGATATTCCTTTTTACTGTGCAGTAGTTGAAGTAAGAATATTGAGAGAAAAACTAATTTGTGTACATTGCATAACCATATTGGCATGGATTATGGTGCCACAACCCAGTAGTATATGTTTGAATCACATATTAACTGCACTCTGTTTACTAACTCATTACATGCATTGTCTTAAGGTCCAAAGCAAAAGAGGGCTTACTTAAATGGTCTTTCTTTACGTTAGAAGGTTGTTTTCAATCTTTAAGTACCGTAATTAGCATTGGGTAGTCTTCCAACTTGAATTTAAGATCCTTTTGTTACAAAGAAAATAGTGTCGTGTGTTTTATACACACTGCACTGGTACATATATAGAAAAGTGAAACAGGAACTTGCAAGTGAAGAGCAGAATAACATAAATGTCAAAGTTGTGGAATGTATCTGCAAACAAGAGTTTGGTAAACCATTGCCAAATACAGTTTGTAAGTAAGTACTTTTAGTGTAAATGGCCAAAGGAAAACCAATGATGAATTCAGTTGACAAAGTGTAAGGAcaagaaaaaagaataacaatGTAACActagaatgaagtacaaaattgTACAAAAACAATGggatataaatgataaacaaaaggaTTAAGCCTACTGTGCATATTTATAAACTGCATTGAATAATTGTTGGCTACATAATTAGGAAATGATTGCAGATTCAAATGTAATGGAACTTTGACCCTATGTAAGTTTATATACtttaaatttagatatttttGAAGAGTAATTTACTGCATGAAGAGCCATTTTAACCATATTCTTTATAAGGTTgccttttatgaaaaaataaatacaatttcattcatttacatCTTAAGATAGTTAACTGCCTGAGTTTTTGTTAGATCTATATTAaacatgatattaaaaaaatttgagaCTAGCCACGAATGGTGTACCATTGGCATTGCCTAAAGCTTTTTGTAACATCTCACTGGTACCCAAGTTACATTGCTTCATCATGCTAGATTTAAAATTCCAAGTGTGGATCAGATTATCTGAGCATTTAGCTGTTATGGAAGTGCCATTTATAACATATTCCACTGCAAGGTTTTCACAGAGTTGTaggtttgtatatttttttgttttaaccatttgtaaGGATAactgatatttatttaacataaaattGAAGTGCTAGATGCACAAATGAGATTTCTCTTTATATGTGAATTAAGTGTAAGCTGTGGAGGAGAAAGTTCCACTTGAGTGTGCATTATAGTACTAACATTTTCAAGTGGTATTGTAGTACAGTACTGACCCAAGAAGATTTTAACTATGCATTTAAACCAAGTATTATGTacataatgttatttttttgttgcatgACTGGCTGTTCcatgttgctctctttttttttaagtatttaatggtacaagtggtttttttttttttttgctaagaaaACCAGAATTTATCAAAAGATTTTACAAGGTGATTCATTTGATGGCTGTGACAGTTATGAAAAGTATATTCTTTCTCCACATGATGAAAACTGCTCAAATTTACCTTTTTGTACAGATCTGCCAAGCCCTGGTGTTTATGAATTGtaaagtaatttgtaaatattttttacgacAATAAATAtggcatttgattttttttctctcttattgtagaCCTTTTCATTGTTTCATGTATAAACCAGAATTATAGTTTCTCTGTTTAATATCATATACAGCTATAATTACAGAAACCAAGTTTTCCATTTCTGTTTGCCAAGCAAAAATTCATGtttaataaacagaaataataaacAGAGAAAACTATAGCAATCATGTTTGCTAAAGATAtcagatggaaaaagaattaagacaatgaattaaaaatgagaaataatctGAAACCTATCAGCCAAACTGAAAAGTTCCTATGATAAATTCACGTTTGAATCGTAAGGTTAAAATGCATTAAGCCTAATCAACTCTAAAAAATTTAACCTAAATTTCCTAATGGATTATCCCCGAAAACTAAAAATCATCTTTGGAATGTACAGGTCTGTCACAAATCTGCATAAGACGAAAGTGGTAACCTGGTGTCTTCATCATGACTTGGTAACCATACAGTGCATTAAAGATTCAGGCAAATTACTCCCCTCCCCCCATTGGAGCTTTTTATTAAGAGCTTTGTAGTTAGAGATAAGAGAATTGTTCAACCAATACATGTTAAAACTTTCTTATCCCTTGTATTTCCTCATGCTTATCAATACATTGATGTACGTATACTTTATGTACACGACCTATTTCTTGAAAAACTATGCATATACCTACCCCTGGATTTCATGAGCAACATGGTTGACCATATAAGGCGCAAAGACCAACACTTCACAGTTTATACAGATGGACCCAACTCTGCTGcctcctaaagaaaaaaaa encodes:
- the LOC135223903 gene encoding uncharacterized protein LOC135223903, which translates into the protein MHGGSTGIKAFQVGLLGTAGSNLRGLTGYRRLMFTRRLHVGWRHLRLKDPKRDWTPKTNSPGNPSIKSHGFDKPSAIIWSLLVGRGRHIQALEDLKELAQVLLRLVTRQFEVQTAERIRRGLQLYSVYSRLWGEEAARAWLKSIRRVLITRGRRFLLSAVCFSNYNWDANKISDESLRSAVRDLNSVEELCRATVQCDSCGKRQVIDQQMARIDYCMCDGHLGYTNTSRVYDSWEPFIERAHHIVWRKKHEVHQHLYAYKVYGTYDDVSLSAFMEVQLNSDFRTEWDDTALQLRVLDSQKESNSDLIYWLVKYPHFFANRDYIYKRRFMWNEEKQEAVILNEAVSLNNIPEEKGVHRVSEYWSTMVIRAKEDASKPGLEYTLTYFDNPGTSLPQWLTNFIAVTGFPSFLEKVHEAAVSLQAIHEEGKDVYISLPKELRYAHIPKFKKPSLKEPTEFKVTVDKDMRPVIIDVPQVMATIKDSEDLMPLLEDSKREMIEGIDIVNEESSKGSDDIIEIQGHMPAVAELLEREESKEERGEMEDLNKNIEEKEFIEKLDEKFVPKAEPEVNEEIFKSENKTYNKPENEKDTTFDSRQDNKIISESSRITSDLDINMTGPDADKSLQVQLGSKVVEVDILEGMEVVAPNLDKKTALSKNVEKLATKAFEELENRTVLVERLKSIRRKLKLFKKHAIERKEISLKKMEEFENRSRYESFDDQTQKHLEKLFDAMREVLQADKDMRTGKGLMSSSSVHVDEGKVHSSCESDDGDPCNHNSFVIQAEQPSDHEDVSILSNEKEFSDSPVEKNSNEKDKTSKKESRSSDDPPPPPPSQPSVSEDQADSVTESESSKEITSTEIETYNGIDTVDYDPQNHFSYNARKSWLSFPNPMGWLEQKKKVGIEVMPSIKEEIEVNDSENYVNSIVSQVWYIVGLGWILSTNSEPFADGEDLSEEKAVSKLDSNDKEKNSNWYWYPVSGAYRLYLWAFKSSKETA